From the genome of Magnetococcales bacterium:
GCACAGAGCCCTCCAAGCTCCTGTTTCTGGCAAAAGAGACGCTGGTCTGGGCGGTTTGTGTGAATATGTGATCGCTGACCACCCGTTCCAGACCGAAGCGATTGTCCAGAGGAACGTCTTCCCGGGCTAAAACCACGCTGTTTTCTTCAAGAATCGTCTCCTTGAAAATGTCCATTTGATCTGTCTTCGCGCCGGAAACAACTGGACCGCCGCACAAATCCGGACTCGTTTTTCTGGTTTGTCTGACAGGAGGGTTCATCAGGTCATAGAATAAAAGACCTTCCACCGCACCTCCCAGGCCGCTTATCAACAGAGGCAAGAGCAATTGAATCATTGAGAAATCCTTTCCACTTCCCGGAAGCGATCACCCGCCACTTTTCAAGCTGGCACTCCTTGTTCCGGGATCCATCTTGACCCCAAAAGCCGCTACTTATTGCGGATTCCCGTAGTTACACCAGCCCCCCTATTCTTGCCGGGTTCGTTTTTTTGTTTCATGGAACCAGATGAAAAATCACGAGACCTGTCGGCCCCATCCAGGCCGTTTGGGCAGATGTCGCGGTTGCACGCATTCGTTTTTGAACCAAACTTCGATTTATTGGACATGATGAATCTCCTTTACAGTTCAGACTGCACCTTCCATGCTTCGTTCGAATCCAGGCGACAGGATCTGCCAGAAAAAAGGGGCAAAATATGATCCAGTACCGGACAACCAATTACCATGGTGATTCATGGCCACCTGCCTTGATCGCCTCGCTCACCGAACCTGTAGATTCCATGGCATTCATGTCGTCTGTGCATCTTGTTATTACATTTTTCGTGCCTACTCTATCTTCTTGCATATAAAAAACTTATCTTTTTCATTTCAATGTATTGCACTCAGTCTCGAAGAACAGGTTGGTGGTAAAAGTGAATGGGCGTAGACAAAAATGACCATAAAATATTTACATGGCGGCCAAAACATGCCATGCCGAGATGGGGCCTTCAAACATCCGCATCGATTGAGAATCTGGCGAATTGGGACTGGATTCTGGTAAAGTGGGCCGTCGTTGGTTCGTTGTAACAAATGCCAAAGTAACCATATCAGCGCCCTTTGCCAAGGTAAGCATGTCATCGCCCTTGCAAGAAAAGCTTGGAAAGGTAACCATGTCATCGCCCTTGCAAGAAAAGCTTGGAAAGGTAACCATGTCATCGCCCTTGCAAGAAAAGCTTGGATATGAAAGCCTTTGTCAGGGCTTCGCCCCGAACCCCACCAGGGCGCTGCCCTGGACAAGGCCAGGGAACCAGCCCCCTTGACCCTGATTCGTTACCGGGCGATGAACGGTTACGATTCTTCGATTATATGGTTTTTTTCCCGATGGATCAGGCCAATCTTGCGTGTCAGGGTACGGGTGCTGACCCCCAACTGGGCAGCGAGTTGGGTCTGGGGACCGGGGTAGGTATCAAGCAGATAGCGCAGGTAACGTTGTTCCAATTTTTTCAGTGGGATGATTTCCCCTTCCGGTGGCCAAAGTGATTGCCCCTGCTCGGAGGCCACCTCGGCATTGAGCGTGGGATACAGGGCCAGGCTGGGAAAGTGAGAGGGGGCCAACTTGTCGCTTTCCGAGAGAATCCTGGCCCGTTCCAGAAGGTTCACCAATTCGCGGATGTTGCCAGGAAAATCGTAGCGCAACAGCAACTCCGACGCCCCTTGGGTCAAGGTGATTTCCTGATCGGGAGAGATGCGCAACAAGATCGAATGGGCCAGCAGATCGATATCCTCCCGCCGCGACCGCAGAGGGGGAAGGTGGATGGGAAAAGTGCTGATTCGATAGTAAAGATCCCGCCTGAACTCGCCCGCCTTCATCATCAGGTCAAGATCACGGTTGGTGGCACAGACCAGTCGGAACTTGGCCTCCCGGGTGATGGTGTCGCCCACCTTCCGGTACGTATGGGACTCCAGCAAGCGCAGCAACTTGATCTGCAACGCAAGGGGAACATCGCCAATTTCGTCCAGAAACAGGGTACCTCCGGCCACAACCTCCACCAGGCCATCCTTGTCGACCAGGGCCCCGGTGAAGGATCCTTTGCGGTGACCAAACAGTTCGCTTTCAAACAACTTCTCCGAAAACCCACTGCACTCCACTGGCACAAAGGGCCGGCTGCAACGGTCGCTGGCATCGTGAATCGCTCGGGCAATCAACTCTTTGCCTGTTCCGGATTCCCCCAGCAATAGAACCGGAACCGACGCAAAAGCAACCTTGTGGACCTCATCCAACATGCGAATGAACGACTTGCTCACCCCCACGAGACCATGTCCATTCGGTTTTGCGCTGGCGATCAATGTTTGCCGAAAAACCTCCCGAAAGAAAAGCGTCTCACCACGATTGTCCCGGACAGGAACGATCTCCACGTTTACATACTCTCGACCAGTGGGAAACGTGTGAATATGGAGTTGGTGGGCGCCCCTCCCGGTTTTGATGCACTTTTGCAAAGGGCAGTGCTCCCCAACCTCGTCGCACGGACGATCATAGCCGTGGGATGATTGATAACACGTGCTCCCGGCCACCTCCCGGCCTTGATGAAAGGTGGCCAGATAGGGTGGGTTGGTGGCGAGAATCCGATAATCGGCACTGAGCAGGGTGGCCGGATCGGTGAGTTGATTGAGGCTTTCCAGATGTTCGGAGGCAGGTTGTGCAGACATTGCAGCTCCCAGGCAACGATATTTTGGCGGACAATCGTGAACCATACAGACAAATTTGTCCATATCCCAAACAAACAAACTGGCATGCGAGACGACCAAATATTATTCAATATATTGATTACATTATATTAATAAAATATATTTCAGCGATCCTGAAATCCGGCACGCATCGTGGAACATGCGAGGTGTACGCTCAGTCGGGATACAGGTGGGAGTGGCAAACATGTTTCAGGAAGGGAACCATACGGTCAATCAAGGCAATTATCACCAAATCCTTGAGTGGATCAAGCTTCGCACCCAGAACTACCAAATCAATCTGGAGGGTTGGGTTCTTGCCATGATCCATGATCTTCCTCCCATACCCGACGAAGCAGCCGCCAACAGCCTTGACCGCTGGGTCAAGCGCTACTTGCCACCCAGGAATATGCGGGGAATGTGGCAGGAGTTGCAGCAGATCGACAATCCCGGAGATCGCCAGGGTCTACCGACAGACAAACAGCCTGGGTGTAGCCACAACACCTGAAAGAGGTCAGGTATCATTGGATCGCCGCAATGCGTGATGGGTTGGTCATCTGATTCTTGTGCTACGGGCTTACGAGGCTCGACTCATGTCCCATATCACTTTGTCTCCCGCTACGAACACACCCTCCGACGAGTTCCTGGAGCGCATCGCCTGGATGGCGGTTGGCGTCAACATTCTGCTCATCGCGCTCAATACGGTTCTTGGATTGTTGTCGGGAAGCATCGCCGTTGGCGCCGAGGCGGTGCATAACCTGGTGGATATGTTGGGTTCCGTGGGTGTGGTGGTCGGTCTTCGCTTGTCGCGCAAGAAAAATTCCGCTTTCCCCTACGGACTTTATAAGGTGGAAAATATTGTTGCCCTGCTCATCGCCCTGCTTATTTTGCTGGCTGGCTACGAGATCATCAAGGAGGCGGTCTTTGCCCCTCCTGCCCCGGTGGAAATCAGTCTGTCCCTCATGCTTGGCGTACTCCTCACCTTGATTATCCCTGTATTTTTCGGTCTTTATACCGTCCGCGTTGGCCAGAGGGGAAATTCCCCAAGCCTGATGGCGATTGGCCAGGAGTTCAGAATGCATGCCTTGACCTCGGGAGCGGTGTTGCTGGGGTTGGCGGGACAGGCGATGGGTTGGCAGTTGGATCGGTGGGCGGGGTTGTTCGTGGTATTGTTCATTCTCCAAACCAGCTGGGAGCTGTCGCGGGATGCCATGCGGGCCTTGCTGGATGCCAGCCTGGATGGAGAGACCTTGCACAAAGTCCGCACTATTTTGTCGGAAGACCCCCTGACAGTTCAGGTCAAATCGGTGATCGGGCGCAACGCGGGTCGTTATCGTTTCATCGAAGCGCAGATCACCCTGCGTACCCACGATCTTGACAAGGCGGCGAAGGCCTACGACCGAATGGAAAACGGCATTCGTCAAGCGGTGCCCCATGTTGAACGGGTCATGCTCCACACATTACCGACCGTGGCCAATCAGCAAATTTGCGCCATTCCCATCACCAGTGAGGGTGATCTGGTGGCGGACTGCTTCTGCCATGCCGCCTCCTTTCAACTCGCCGTCATGGACCGAACCGCCGGCAAGGTTGATTCCATCAGCATTCACCCCAACCCCTTTCTGGAGATGGAGCATGGCAAGGGGATCCAACTTGGCCGCTGGCTGGTCAAGAGCCATGTGGATCTTGTATTGACCCGGCAAGATCTGGAAGGAAAAGGACTTTCCTACGTGCTTTCGGATGCGGGCGTGGAGGTCCACAAGACCCACCACAACAACCTGAACGAAGCCCTCGCGGAGGTGTGTTCCCTGCTTGTCACGGCGGCGAAGACGGCCTGACGAAGTCGCCATCCATGATCATCGTTTCAGCCATGCCCCCCAATAAAACGGCAGCGTCCCTTCTTGGTTGATCGCGGTCACACAACCCCACTATACCAGGGCAATCGCATTTGAAACACACTGAAAGGACTCGGGTTCCAGGGGGCTGGCTCCCTGGCGGGTCCAGGGCAGCGCCCTGGCGGGGTTCGGGGCAGCGCCCCGTTTTGTTTTTGTACGCCCCCCCTTCTCCCAGGCCTTTTTTGCGCTGTTTGCAAAAAAGACCCGGGGGGCGGGCCTTGGTCTGCCTTCTGGCGCGTCTTTTTGCGCCGGAAGGCAGACGCATGGCAGGTTTTAAAAAATTGGGTCAGCAGCATGCCATTTTAAATGCGATTGCCCTGCCCACTATACTTGAATCGGTTGACAAAAAGACCGATCGCGATGTCGTGCATGTGAACTGATTTGGAAAGGCAGATGGTCTTGGTCCTGCCGTGGCCCAAATACATATGCCAAGCCAGGACACTACCCCCAAGCAATCCCCCGGAGTCCACAAGAACAACGAAAAACCATAACAAGGCCATGCCAGCTCACCCAAAACACCACCAGGGGGGAAAGGGCGCAACCTTTCCCCCCTGGGTCTACATCCTTGTTTTCAACCCGTCTTTACGGAACGGAACAGACGGGCCTGGCTATTTCTGCGACAAGATCCTCGACGCCTGCTCCAAAACCTCGTCGGACATCTTCCGATTGGCTTTGCGGGTTTCGCGTTTGATCTTGTCATAGATCTCTTCACGATGCACCTCGACATGCCGGGGAGCGTCGATGCCGATGCGCACCTGGTTACCCTTGATTCCCAGGAGGGTGATTTTGATCTCGTCGCCGATGTTGAGACTCTCTCCGACTCTCCGTGTCAAGATAAGCATTTCCTGTTACTCCCAACGTTTCTGTGTCTGGAGGTTCCGGCCACGAGAATCAGACAGGCGGGGAACCGGTATAAACCCTGGTTCGGAACCCCTTGGCGGAGGGTTCCTGTTTTTAATCTCAAAGTTGCTTGGAAAAACGGCTGTGAAAACTCCCCGTCGTCTGCCGGCCACCGATGCGATTGTAAAAAATCGCCCGGTTTCCCTCTCCCATCGCCTTCAGGATGGCTTCCATGGCATTCAAGACCCCCTTGAAGGCTGCCTGGTTTTCCTTGTTGGTCTGATCGGCT
Proteins encoded in this window:
- a CDS encoding sigma 54-interacting transcriptional regulator gives rise to the protein MSAQPASEHLESLNQLTDPATLLSADYRILATNPPYLATFHQGREVAGSTCYQSSHGYDRPCDEVGEHCPLQKCIKTGRGAHQLHIHTFPTGREYVNVEIVPVRDNRGETLFFREVFRQTLIASAKPNGHGLVGVSKSFIRMLDEVHKVAFASVPVLLLGESGTGKELIARAIHDASDRCSRPFVPVECSGFSEKLFESELFGHRKGSFTGALVDKDGLVEVVAGGTLFLDEIGDVPLALQIKLLRLLESHTYRKVGDTITREAKFRLVCATNRDLDLMMKAGEFRRDLYYRISTFPIHLPPLRSRREDIDLLAHSILLRISPDQEITLTQGASELLLRYDFPGNIRELVNLLERARILSESDKLAPSHFPSLALYPTLNAEVASEQGQSLWPPEGEIIPLKKLEQRYLRYLLDTYPGPQTQLAAQLGVSTRTLTRKIGLIHREKNHIIEES
- a CDS encoding cation diffusion facilitator family transporter, whose product is MSHITLSPATNTPSDEFLERIAWMAVGVNILLIALNTVLGLLSGSIAVGAEAVHNLVDMLGSVGVVVGLRLSRKKNSAFPYGLYKVENIVALLIALLILLAGYEIIKEAVFAPPAPVEISLSLMLGVLLTLIIPVFFGLYTVRVGQRGNSPSLMAIGQEFRMHALTSGAVLLGLAGQAMGWQLDRWAGLFVVLFILQTSWELSRDAMRALLDASLDGETLHKVRTILSEDPLTVQVKSVIGRNAGRYRFIEAQITLRTHDLDKAAKAYDRMENGIRQAVPHVERVMLHTLPTVANQQICAIPITSEGDLVADCFCHAASFQLAVMDRTAGKVDSISIHPNPFLEMEHGKGIQLGRWLVKSHVDLVLTRQDLEGKGLSYVLSDAGVEVHKTHHNNLNEALAEVCSLLVTAAKTA
- the csrA gene encoding carbon storage regulator CsrA, whose protein sequence is MLILTRRVGESLNIGDEIKITLLGIKGNQVRIGIDAPRHVEVHREEIYDKIKRETRKANRKMSDEVLEQASRILSQK